The following is a genomic window from Cygnus atratus isolate AKBS03 ecotype Queensland, Australia chromosome 8, CAtr_DNAZoo_HiC_assembly, whole genome shotgun sequence.
cagctttgcagtgaTGAATTTCATTGTAAAAAGCCTTGTTGGTTAGGATGGCAGTAGTGTGCTTGCTAAATCAAGTGAGTCCATAGTATTCAAGGTTgtcagaagaacagaaaaaaaacctgagaAGCTCTCAAGGGCCATGCTGGAAAGTATATTGGCTGGGATGTGCTTAAGAGATGCTGAGTTTTGGGATGCgtgaggaggagctggaggtaGTTGACGCCTCTGAATTCTAGGCCACTGATGTAATTTTTAGAAGGGCTTCCTTCAGTGTAACCACTCATTTCTGACAAACGTTTTGTGTGGTGTGCTGTTATTAAAAGTACCTAAGACTACtacaaagcagcttttctgtggGTTGTGTTTGTAGAGTTCACAGCCTATGCAAAAATTTCCTGTGCTTGAATAAGCTCCCTACAACGCAAGAGAGGAGACAGTATATAGTTTATTGTAGAAATAcaagtattttctaaaataaaaatcattcacACAGTGCTCAGACAGAATCTAACCCGGCATGTCCTATGCCTTTATGGCAAGATGGCAGCTGGCATTCTGCATAAGTGAATAAATGTTGAATAACCTTGGCAGAAAGACctaacaaattaatttttaatccaGGCTGTGTTGCCAGGTGGTCAATATGTTACATATCTAGTGATCAATgagttgtttctgttttttttcctttaagcttTCCGGGGAAAGGCTTcgaaaagaaaggaaatagaaaggaacagaaaggaaggaataatCAATTTTTTAGGTTCCATTACATGCTAATTTAATGGAATGATAAGAAGCACAGTATCTGGAGTCTACCCCTTGATTCCTCCTCTCCCAAATTTTTGATtaagtttattaaaaagaaggaagaccTTGAAAGTACAAGACGGAGTTAAGTTGTCATTGTATCCAGGGTCGGTGAGAATTGAAGCAAAAACTGCAAGTGCTTCCTTCTGCATACCAAAGAGCTGGAAGAATAGCACCCAGTGACTGTGAGTGCTCAGGTGCCAGCAaaaggatttcattttctgttttgttttccaatcaaaaaaaacaaaactgagcagCTATTAGTTGAAAGTACTTCATAATCAGCGTGATTCCcactattatttttctgtgtttaaaaacacagcaatctTTAGaggttttataaataaaataatactaatcAGCCATTTGTAGCGGATAGCACAAAACCGCACACTCCTGACTTTCTGTGGATGCATACAAGAGACTGGAGGTCAGTGAAGGAAAGTTAGGGAAGTCGTTTCACTTTGTGtcatctctctcccttttcttttttttaaaggtacaaACAGGTACTTCAGGCAGGTAGCCATGAAAATGGGTATAAATGTAGTTTTTGTTGACTGTACAAAATTGAAACACCTGGAAGCTGCAATTACACCAGAAACAAAGgtaggggagagaaaaaaattgctaagCTTAATTGCTTAAtgttcttaaataattttattggtGCTACTGATGTATCGGGTGTATGTGGCAACGTTTTGGCAGCAGAGAGGGCACAGGGGTGGCCTCTGcgggaggaggctggggcacagctgcagcagccccaccaCAGACCAGAGCTGTAGTTAGTGAAGTAGCAATTGtcatatgaaaatgaataagCAATGCTTTGGGATGGTGCTAGCTGCTCCTGTTATGTTTAAAAGCCCTTACGacttctaaattattttcttaaaataaagatgtaGTATTTGTGATGGTGGAACTGATGATAAGAAAATTATCCTGAGTGATACAGATGGTAATGATAAATGATGAGAAAAGTAACCTGTGTTTATGTGTGGAGAGAGAAGCCTGGATATTCATGCACTGGTAGTTTTTTAGACTGCCGCCCttaaaagtacagaaaagagaggaaaggttTGCTTTACACACTGCATTATTGCACGTATACATGTAGTAGAGATAGTACCAGCACTGTAGTATCTCTAAACTGATGTTTTGTATTGTTGAATCACTACAGCTTGTTTGGATTGAAACGCCCACAAACCCCACGCTGAAGGTCATTGATATTCAGGGCTGTGCAGATGTTGTACATAAGCATAAGGATGTTCTTCTGGTAGTAGACAACACTTTTATGTCTGCGTATTTCCAGGTAAGTGCCTTCTTTGTGTATAATTACCCCAGTATTTCAGTGTAttcaaagatgcatttttaaaatggagcCACTGCCAACAAACTGTGGTTTTGATACCCAAGTTGTAAATCGCCTGTCCTGTTTCTGAATACAACCAGTGCACTGCTCCTCTCTAAATTAGCAAAGATGGCATGCAAAGTATTTTATAGCTAGCCGTATACCAGTATGATACCGACAAAACCAACATAATTTAGAGGTTAAGTAAACATTTAGGCAATCAAGAAAGTAAGTTAAGCCACTGGGAGAAAGGCTTCTCTGTCATTCAGAAGTCACATATTTTTTAGATCTAACTGATGGGAATCATAACAGACCGTTTTAAGTAGTGTAATGTTTTCTACCTTTGCCCTTTTTCTACCGATTATTTTGCATGTGCTGTTCATGATCTGTTCTGTACCACCTGGTATTCCAAAAAGGAAGTggagaaaaaagttaaaataagcaaaatacattGACTGTGTCTTTGAGATATTAAAGTTACCTTTTTCTTCAATATGTTGATGAATGTGTGGCTTAAGTTTGTAATTTTGACCTCAGACAACTcgtttaagaaaaggttggatgtggtatTCAGGGACACGATTTAGTGTGTAATATTGCTGGcagggggacagttggaccagatgatcgtggaggtcttttccaacctttatgattctatgatttaatttttttctgcttttataacCAGAATACATGAAGTAaaggcaatttttaaaattctaaaacTACGTCTAGACAAGAAACTTCAAAGTCTTGTTCATCTTAACATGGGCTAGAAATATCCCTGCGTGTTTCCCTGGAGACCAAACTATTCCCTTATATTTTAGGTCTAAAGAGAGACCTGTTTTTGAGCACAGAAGGAAAGGTGtctgtttttgttaatttacAGAGAACTCAGTGTCCTTAACAGAGCCTTTTAGAAGGTGTTGATGCTTAGCTAGAGCAGCACTCGAGTTTGTCTTGCACATACCAaaggctttctgtttttttcccacaattttatttctgaaagatgtgtgtgaaagaagaaaagtgagcATCTAGATATGTGAGCTAGTTAATGTATCTTTTATTGGCCTGGTCCTAAGAGAAAGTGAGTTGTAGTAATTAGGTCTAGTAAGCATAATAGGTAATGTCTTTAAACTCCTCCAGACTCCTGCTGATGCACTGCACTAAGAAAATCGTAATTTTAGAGTGATTTGTATAGTAATATTGAATGTAAAAGGCACTGGTGTTTATGCTACCATCCTCTTGGCTGCGTGCTGGGAATGCACATCATCCGTGTTCCTTGAGTAGACGTACGTGCTTAGGCTGACAGCAGCGTTCTTTCATTCTAAATCTGCTTGCTTTATCACCCTTTAATTTATTAGTACTCTTCAGTCCTTATAATAAGTTTATATTATACCACAAAGTCCTTTACTTAGTGACTAATTTAGCAAGAAGATTGTTCATTACTTCTTGCCCACCATCATCTTGGATCGTCTCTCCCCTTAAAAAGGCTTCTCTGAGGAAAGCTGAGTGCCTTAGAGAAGAGAGACTTGGCAAACCAAACCCTTTGTGCTCTCTGCAGGTGTTCAGTTGTTCTTTCAATGCAGTATCACCCATACTGATATCCAGAGAACTCTGAAATGTTACAATTTGTATGGAGGCCTTccctttttaaggaaatataCTTTAAACATCATTACTTATCCCTGCCCCAGCTAAGCaatataactattttttttcatgtgtgaaCATGCTGCGTGTTAGCTGCATTCACTTCATTCAAATTACTCTATTCCCTCACTAAAGCCAGTGAGAATTAGACCAGTGTTTTCAAATTGTGTTTTATTGTGGGTTCTTTTATTGTGCTTACCGTGAATCGAGTgccttcctgtgctgctgctttctgtcgcacattctgtctttcttcaatctcagtttttgtcttttttgttaggatttttgtgtttttctcttagTTTCGCTTTCTAGCGTTACTTTCTGTGTTTGATCACAGTGTTTCTGGATAGCTTGAAATGAACCAGAGGGCAAAAATAAGTTTAATCAAACCTATTATTTTCATATCATTTTAGCGTCCATTGTCCCTGGGGGCGGATATTTGCATGTATTCTGCAACCAAGTACATGAACGGTAGGTACTTGAATTCAACACGACTCAGGCTGGTTATTTAAAAGCCGTTCCAGCTACTGTTGAGCCTTTCTGCATTCACCTCTTGAACCTCTTCCATGTCTGATGGAAGCTTTTAAACTCCTTTTGCTACTGATAAATCTGCACATAGCTATTGCCAACTTGCTGCTAATGGCACCGGCAAGTGATGTTGTGCAAACACGGTTTGCACTGTGATCGTGCCCAGATGGTTTGCCTTAATGAGGAGAACAAATCCACAAGATGAGATTGAGTTTTTTAAACTCAGGCTCCCTCCAGGTTCAGCTGGTCTTACGGAGCAACCTAGGGCAAGAAAAAGCCGAAAGTGGGGTTTGGAAATGCGCCACATTCATACACACAGCTGTAAAACCAAATGCAAGGCTTCGTACAAGGTAGCTGCCGGAAATTATATCGAAGTTCAAGGGAGTTTATATGGCAGTGCTGGAGCCTGTTCAAAAGCACATTCATTGTGTTGTTTCCCAGACAATCCAGACTAAGAGCTAGCTCGGCTGCGGTAGCTGCGCTGTAACCACACGTCCGCTTGTGGTGCGGATAAAAGTGGAAGCTTTCTGGCTGGGGTTTGCTCTTATTaaacagcaggctgctgctgccccacaggAACTCAGCGATGTCTGTACAAAGTCTTGCTTTCTGGCAGCTAGCTGCAGCGGGTGTGGTAGGCACCTGGGGGCATAAGGGCAGCGTGCAGCAAAGCACACCGCCAACATGAAcctcagaaaaaacaaatctgccTATGATTCATGTGAGGGTGCAGGGAGGACAGCTGTGGTAATGAGAAGGAATCAAGGGCCTTGCCAAAATGGGACTATTTTAGCACCGAGGTGGAGAAAAAGAGGGGGTTTGTGACAGAACCCTGGAGCAGATAACTTTGTTCTTACGTTCTCCTTGCATTTTTAGGGCACAGTGATGTTGTAATGGGGCTTGTTTCAGTAAACTGTGATGACCTCTACGAAAGGCTCAAATTCTTACAAAACTGTAAGTAGTCAATATAGGAAATACCTTAAAATGCATGTAATTGAATATACCGGCTCACGGAAGGAAGCGTGTTGCACACATGCAAGTACGTGCTCTGTGTGTCACGTAGCAGGGCGGGAGATGTGGCACACGCAGAAAGCATCAGGTGCAGAGCAGCTCACATTTCTCCCACGTACAGCACCTGCAGTTACGTGGTACATGACTGTTTACTGAGTCTCTCTTAAGGTTATTTTACACAATTTTACTGCCTCTTAATTGTAATGAATAAATTTCTGTACAGTGTTCTGTGTACAATAGAAGGAGCAAGGGTTTATTATTCCAAAAAAATTTCACCCTTGAGTCTTCAGCTTGTTAATTCAGGCCTCTAATTGGCTTCCCATGTGTGTGAGATGAGGAGGGCAGGTCGTACCACACGTCTTTCCCTTTGTCTTGTTCTTCTGTGGAAGAAATTTGGGAAATTAGGACTGTATTTcgttttactgaaaaataaagccctCTTTTTTTCACGTGTaactttgtatttcattttctgcagctcttgGAGCTGTTCCGTCTCCTTTTGACTGTTACCTGTGCAACCGTGGTTTGAAGACACTGAAGATCCGGATGAATCAACATTTCCACAATGCATTAGCTGTTGCTCGGTTTCTTGAGTCAGATTCCCGGGTGGAGAAAGTCATTTTCCCTGGTAGGTTGGCAAGGCTTCAGAGCGGGTGGCGTCCTGGAGTGGGGCTGGACTTGGGTACTGCAATAGTACGTGTCGCTTGCGCACCCCTCACGTTTGATGACTCTCAGTTAGGTGTCTGCCTTGGCAATGGGCTTCGCATTCCTTTCCAGCTGAAGGATGTTTTTATATAGTTCAGGGTGAGCTGCTTTACTCTTTGATGTGATGTTAATTAACTTACAGCAATTCCTACAAATTTCAGGCTTGCCTTCACACCCTCAGCATGAGCTGATCAAGCGGCAATGCACTGGCTGTCCTGGGATGATAACCTTTTACATTAAAGGAAATCTTGAACACGCTACTGCCTTTCTCAATAATTTAAAGGTAAATGACAGTAAATACACTCTGCCTTAAAGGGAACTGAATCTGTCTCTCTGAGTGTGATGGTGGAAGCAAGTGATTTTTGTTGGGACAGGGAGAGTCTTCCTCTGTACTTTTAAAGCTCCTAATTTCTTTTGGGTGTAACCATCTCTAAATAATAGATTATGCATAAATGGGACACTaatgagagggaagaaaagggtgCTTCAGCTCATTTGAGGTGTCTGTTTACACGGAATGGTGTAGCATTTCCAGGTTAGCCCAGGCATTGCTTCTGACAAAGAGCCAACATACCAGCCTTTTGCAATTACCTCTAGTATGTGaaagcagagaagctgtggctggtGTAATACTGCTGTAATATTTCAAAGTACTTGTCAAGAGAAGAAGCCGTTGAGAAATGACATGGATCATGAATCAAAGAGGGAGTTCCTCAATTTGGAAAACAGTTGTTTATTTTACCTGAACCATaggaattttgcttttgtctttgtaaTACACTAGTTCTGCCTGTATGCTTTCCTGTGTCTTCTAGTCTGTGTCTCTGGTTAGTGTGCATCCTGCtcttgcattgtttttgttttgctcttggaaaaacaaatcagtaatAATTGACAAGATGAATTGGaacttccttctcctctctgctttaCTTATTTGCCAGTTAATGCCATCGGCTGAAAATGGATATActaaaaatatgattttccCACAAAGTATTCTTTTGCTTGAGTGAGCATGTGGTCCTCGTGCATGAAATCAACCAGCTTTGGCAACAAGCGCCATGAAGTACATTCCAGAATAATTCCATGCGATATGGTCACTTCACCCTTTTGACTTCGTTAGCCATCAGTTCGTCACTAGGTTGATACAGAAGCATTGTTGAGGGCAGTAAATGCGTTCACAGCAGAGAAATTGTGCGTACGTATTTGAGTGCAGTTGACTCTCTAGAGAGTCTTTTTGACATCCGCAAGTATATGCCCGTAATTTAAAGATCAGTGCTAAAAAATACCACTTAACTAACAGCAGCCATTTCGCAGACGTGTGCTTTTAGGCTCCGAGAAGttaagctgtttttcaaagcacTAAACTAGCCTTCAGACCCAAGGAAGAACGAGTGGAAAAATCAGTGCAGCCTTATGGGAAGAATCTTAATTTCCAGCCCCTGACCCTCTCCCCACCCAAACAAACCTGCCATTTGGCAGCTCTGAAGAGCATAGGTGTCATCTGTGAGTAGGGATGAGTGGTGCTAATGCTGGAAGAAGAGTATGGAAGGATAGGTTATAATCACTTAAACATTAATTGAAAATTTGGGGATCTGGGTCTTATTTTGTTCGCTCAGCCTGCTCCATCCTTCCTCTGACCAGGGTGAAAGCTCTGGTGGTGTCCAGGCAGCCTCTGCGCCCtaatgttgtttattttcccttctgctcttccTGCATTGCTGACCATGCTGTGCAATATAGGAACTAATTCTAAGTTGTATTTGCTCAGCATGGgtatgttttaatttcagttttgcattagCATCTCTTTAGAGCCATTTTAGgcatactttattttaaatcttattaACTCTTAACTGCTAAATgtatacttttttccccttactaTATCTGataccttttaaaatactaaagttactgtagaaaaaaacagaaaaaaatcagaagtactAAAAATGGAACTTCCTTGTTCTTTCACTGTCTCTTTCTAAGTATTCGTAACCTTACACTTTTTATGTTAACGTCTGTTTACTGTTTTCCTGCAGGTTTTTGCACTGGCCGAGAGTCTGGGAGGATATGAGAGCCTAGCAGAGCATCCGTAAGTCATTCTTCATCTTAACAGTCCGAGAGAAGCTTCAGAGTAACAAAAGAGTTCCTGGTCTATTTTTATGGGAGTTCTAAAATTTTCTAGTGTACTAAGCTAAGATAGTTTGCATATAATTGAGATACAGGAATACTGTGTTGTACAACACAAAAGCCAGTGCCTACTGCAGAAATGCCTGTGACTTTTGTGAACATCAGTTTTTTGCTTTGGCTGGAGCAGAAGTAGAGACCTCCTTAGGAGTACGAGAGAGGAGCTCTTTGTTTTCACCCTGGTGAAGGAGTCAGAGTGGTGTGAGGTGAACGTGCAGACCTGTGGTTGCAGAGAAGTCTCCACTGCTGCAGGCGCTGTGGACAAGCCTGGGTGgttcccctgctccctgcccacagcctgGATATTGGCTGTAGTCACCCATCTGCCGAGGTGGGCGTCAGATGGGTGCAGTTCTTCCCGGATGCGGAACTCTTCCAAAATCACTTGTTAAAAAATCTCAacagcaaacacaaacagcaataGGGGAGGAAAAAGTGCATGTAGTTTAAGTAATATATGTACCTCTGTCCTGTCAAAGCTAAACTGTTCTGCACTGCCTTGCCAGCGTCTGTAGTGAAATGTGGTTGTGTGGCACCAGCTTCTCATAGCTGTGTTTATTCATTTGCAGTCTccatacacacacgcacaaatGGCACTACCCAATTACAGTAAATAGGCTGTTCCAGACCTACTGCGGAGAGGTAAGAAGGACGCAGTGCTTTAGTAGGAGCAGAAGAGGAGCAGCCCCCGGAAGCTGCCCGGGGACAGCACTGCGAAGCTGCAGCGTCTGCAAGGGCGCAAAGATggcctgagctgctctgctgtcttTGTCTTCTTGGCTAACTCTCTTGGCTATAACTAGacctgcattttaaataaatatcaaggCAGGTTCAGCAACGGtcacttttccatttcctcagAATTGCTTTATGGTGCCACTGGCTGCGTCCGGAATTACCGGATAGCTCTTGGATCTGTTGAACAAATTGTTCCATAAGCACTGTAAATTTTAGCAAGGCTTTTACACTATTTTCAGCAGTACTACTGCTAATACTTTCCACACTTCCTTGGTTTTGCTGGGAGACTGAGCTGCAATTTATTATTATGGTAACAATTCCAAGTAATCAGTGTGGTTTTGAATAAGTAGAATTGAGTGGGTTTGATCCCACTTGTGCGGGCAGAGCCCTGCCGTTCTAGCAGCTTACACAAGAGGGCATATTCGGTATGCTGCACTGAACGGTGTCTGTCTTCACGTCAAGCAGACTGTGGGGATTTTAGTAATACTTGGTTGCTACCGTCTAGGTTAAATGGctaaaaataggatttttatataattagattattttactgaaatacaatTTGCTTGtcaaaaaatacatggaaagtTATGACTAAACATATTCTAAatcatttcagtttctcattttaGAATAATAGCAAATCTTTAAATACTTAAGCTGTTGAAAGGTAATTGCCAAGTGGTGGATGTCAGTGACTGAGCACATGGGAAAACAGCTGCTTAGCTACTTCCATATATCCTCCATAGCTGGAGAAAATGAACTCTTCCTCTTAAATGGTGTAGTTTGATGGGTGATCTTAGAAACTAGAAGTTAAAAACAAGTAATGGGATTTTATACGGGATGTTGTATGCTATAGATCTTTCTCCAAATTCTTAAAATAGAGTTTTTAAATACTCCATATCagaaaatctaaaatatatctggaaggaagagagaggtgatttttttccctatttcagTTCCAGATTCTTAAGTATCCTGTAGTTTGGAAATATGTGCTGGAACTCTGGGAGATACAAGCCACTGACTTCACTGCAGTTGACATAATTTGCATAATTTGATGATAAGATCTCTTTCAATCTATGGCTATCCAGCAGGTTGTACATAAAAGGTATAAAGTTTTCATAGAATTGCAGGGAATGCTGGCAGGTAACCAATTTGATTGATCTTTgccaataaaaataagatgtcttagaaaaaatgctgcttttaattcTTCTTCCAGAGCCATCATGACTCATGCGTCAGTGCCTAAAGAAGATAGAGAAGCTCTTGGAATCAGTGATACATTAATTCGCCTGTCCATTGGTTTGGAAGATGAAGAAGATTTACTGGAAGACCTAGATCAAGCTCTGAAAGCTGCAGTAAGTTGTTTGTTGACTTAGTGCCATCActctaaaattaatttcctctctAATCCTTCGCCTTTCTCACTAATAACACGTGAACTCTTTCATCATTTATGCCGAATCTCAGGAATAAGTTAATGAACAAATGCAGCAACTGTTCTCTTGGTAATTCTAGCCTCACATAACATTCAAGTTACTTGTAAATCCACAGTTCTGTGGATTTGGTGACTCCTCAGTAGTCCTTGCGATGCAGAGGACAAGAGTTTAGTCTTTGGTGGACCTTGAGTCAACTCTGAGTCAATGGCCAAGGCAGAACTGGGTTCAGCACTTATTTTCCTCTACCACCTTGGTTGGTAGGTACacaaaaaagatttagaaaaataaaggtgtttgaaatacagaattttgtcTCTGTATGAGAGAACACGATGGTATTGGTGAGTAAAATATGAATTTGAGTCTTGCACCGATTTTAACAGATGTGTAGTAGTTTGATGTACTGTACAATCAGGAAATTATTACTTTTCTCTAATTGGTGATAGGGAAAGCCAACAAAAATTAGTATCAGGAACTACATGTGTTTTTATATGCCAGTACAGAACATGAAGACAATCTAATGCTAAACCATATCctatttatggaaaaaaaaaagaggggtgCATGGTCAAAATAAGTGTATAGcctaattatatttttccttcttattgcAGTTCCCAGACCATAATGCTTTGAAGTGACAACTGAAACCTGAAGTTGGAAGTTAGATATCGAAACATCTAAAGAAGATGACACAGAAAGCCAAATTGCTaacaatttttctttgatttaccTTTGAGAATTGAAATCTGTTCAATCAAACTCTGGATTCCTAGGGAGTTCTCACTTTGTACCTTGTGTCTGGCTGTACGTTGCTGTGCACCATGGCACGTAGCCTGTGGTCTCCTGTGTGTCTGTTTCTGCTGTATTGTAATCCTCTGTCTTTGGAATTTATGGGGTCAGTAACTCGTGTTTGAGAGCAGCCATGATACACACTCAGGAATATTATCTTGGTTCTCTCCAGGAAGATGAATGTTTCTCATTTGTCTTGCTAATGCTGGAAGGGTATTAGGTCAGTAGGGTTTGTTTCTGTTACTGCTCTTCAGGatgcaaaattatttgttcTCATCTCTTCTAATCCAACGGTCCAACTTGAATTTTGTTGataaaatttagattttttaaaatgaagtattgaAATGTGTAGTACTTTTTCACCCCATGATATTTTATGGAGTACTGAAACTAAATCCAATACCTGGTAAACAATGGTAGCTTTTTAAAGGTGATTctctgacttaaaaaaaaataaaaaatcatgtaatGCTAATTGTACTAATGATTTGGTTTATATTTGGAATTGGGATCGTTTTGATTAAAATACACTTTGGATTTCCCTGATGTGTTACTTGTTTTGACAGTTGAGTATGCTACTTGCATTCAGAATCAGTTGATAAAATAACCCTGGATCTGTTTAtattcttcaggaaaatgatGTCAttgatgtttttgcttttgccaagaaaaacaaatacaaattccAATGTATAACAACTTATCCTGCAAACTGCAATACTCAGGCA
Proteins encoded in this region:
- the CTH gene encoding cystathionine gamma-lyase, whose translation is MERGAARGFLPPFGHFATQAIHAGQEPEQWRSGAVVPPLSLSTTFKQRAPGQHAGYDYSRSGNPTRNCLEKAVAALDGAKYCLAYASGLAATLNITHLLKAGDTIICMDDVYGGTNRYFRQVAMKMGINVVFVDCTKLKHLEAAITPETKLVWIETPTNPTLKVIDIQGCADVVHKHKDVLLVVDNTFMSAYFQRPLSLGADICMYSATKYMNGHSDVVMGLVSVNCDDLYERLKFLQNSLGAVPSPFDCYLCNRGLKTLKIRMNQHFHNALAVARFLESDSRVEKVIFPGLPSHPQHELIKRQCTGCPGMITFYIKGNLEHATAFLNNLKVFALAESLGGYESLAEHPAIMTHASVPKEDREALGISDTLIRLSIGLEDEEDLLEDLDQALKAAFPDHNALK